The Synechococcales cyanobacterium T60_A2020_003 genomic interval GGCTGCAATTTGGTTCACCAAATCGGGTTGGTTGAACTGCTTACTGGATAAATTGACGCTCACCATCAGGTTTTCGTATCCTGGAAACTGCTGACGCCACCGCTCATTTTGACGGCAGGCTTCTTCGAGTACCCATTCTCCTAGGGGCACAATCAGATCGGTCTCTTCGGCAAAGGGAATAAAGTCGCCTGGCATAATCAGCCCTTTGTGGGGGTGTTGCCAGCGCACGAGGGCTTCAAAGCCGATGATGCGATTGCCGTGATTCAGCATCACAATCGGTTGATATTCCAAGATAAACTCTCGGTTGGCGATCGCGTGCTGGAGTTCCTGAACTGCTTGTGGATTGGGTTGGTGCGACCCATTAACGGATATGCGGTCTGTACTTCCAGCCTCACTACTGTTGGGATTCGTACTGCTTTTGCGTTGGAGGATGCCTTGAAGATGGAATAGCTCGTCAGACTGTTGGAATACCTTTTCCCGTAAGAGATAGCACTCCTTCTCCAGTAAGGCCAGATCTTGAGTACGAGATAGATCGCTGTTTCTCTGAGTACGCAAACTCAGACGATACATGAACCATCCCGTAACAATCACAAATCCCAGATTGCCCAGGGTGGTCAAGATATTGAGAGTATTTACATTACGCACAACTAGATCTAGCACCTGATTAAAGACAATCAGCCAAAGGCTGCCAATCAGCACGTAGGTTGAAACGAGTTGTATCGAAGAAACGTTCCCTCGTTCTGCAGGTTGGCGCATAAGCTGTAAACGTAATGTACTTTTAGGCATATTTTTTTTAAGGACGCAGGAGGCTGTGCAATGCGGACATAGCGCAGCTCACTCATAAACTCCCTATACGGCTCTTTTATGATGTTGCAGCGTGGTACTGACTTTAGTATTCCCAAGAGTATCGTAGATCGACCCCACTGATTTCAACAGTAAACATCCTCAAGGGTGTGTAAATACCAGGGCATGTTCTAACCCCGTGCAAGCAAACTGAAGAAGCCCGTTAGGAGCGGACTAGCGCTTCAAAGTCCCCAAGACAGGAGGATTGAATTGGCTCAAGGATGGCAGTGCAGGTTGCTGACACACGCCCGTCCCTGTAAGGCTGTCCGATGCAATACTGGTCAACTTTAATGGATAGATTAGAGCCTTGACCCTTCAAACCGTGGCTCGCTATGACTATAGTGTACGGAATTTCTGGATCCTGAAAAAGAAATCTATGCGAGAAATCACTTAAAAAGGGCGAGACGATGGGGTCAGTATATATATATTTCCGGAAGCTTTATAAAATTGTGTGTCGTTATGTTGGGCGATCGCACGTTGCCTTAACCGTGTTGTAGACCTCGATAAAGGTGCGGAAAGACTCTTGCGAGATATTGCCTTTGACTAGATCATCAAGGGTGGTTTTGAAGATGCGATCGAGATCGGTTTGCAACGCGTCGTAAGAGTAGCTGGTTCGATTTTGAATGAGTAAGAGTAGATCGTTCATATAGTCTGCCGTTCTGGCCTGTTGGGTTTCGAGCGATCGCTGTTCGCGCACTTCAATCCCTGCGGGTCGATTCCCCGCCGCTCTGCGGCGTAAAATGCCAGGATGA includes:
- a CDS encoding EAL domain-containing protein; its protein translation is MPKSTLRLQLMRQPAERGNVSSIQLVSTYVLIGSLWLIVFNQVLDLVVRNVNTLNILTTLGNLGFVIVTGWFMYRLSLRTQRNSDLSRTQDLALLEKECYLLREKVFQQSDELFHLQGILQRKSSTNPNSSEAGSTDRISVNGSHQPNPQAVQELQHAIANREFILEYQPIVMLNHGNRIIGFEALVRWQHPHKGLIMPGDFIPFAEETDLIVPLGEWVLEEACRQNERWRQQFPGYENLMVSVNLSSKQFNQPDLVNQIAAVLEKTGLPPSCLKLEITETAIMQDAETAIAMLTKLHNMGVKLSIDDFGTGYSSLSYLYRFPVDSLKVDRSFISRIDHDGEQVELVRTILTLAWNLGLSTIAEGIENPKQMAQLRALHCECGQGFFFSKPLSRQAVDQLLSDQIDRL